The genome window aaatccCACCAAAGAGATATAGCCAGGAAAGGTTCTGAAATCAGAATAAGAGAAAACAACATCTCAGTGTAACTCACATGGATTATCTGTTAAATCCCCTGGATCATCACCATTTGCTTGGCTCTTGATGTGTATAATCCCTTGTCAaggatatagtggagtaatggcatcCAAAGTGGGCCATGACTCTTTAATTTGAACCCAAAGGAAAATAGAAGGCTTAATCAGTGGAactgtgttttgatttgtaAAAAACTATTTGAGATATGTGTACTGTCAAGTTCAGAGAAGTGGAGAACTGCTTTTCAGACAGAATTAAACTGAGATGCATCTTAATCAGACCACAAGACCTGTTGAGACCACTGGTTGACCTTTCATCATGAGATCATCCGAGTCCCTGAGGCCTACAAAACCAAATTACATCCTCACTACAGCAAGCGTTGAGGAAACACAAGGACAGTATTTCTTTCAGTATATTCAGTACATTTCTGCTTATTAAGAAATATATTTAACCTAATGTAGAAGACTACATACTTGAAGAGTTAACAGTCAGTTCTTATTTTTACAGGTTTTCTTTAATAACAGGTAACACACTCTCACTGTGTATGTCATTTTAGGATTTTGTCattcaatgaaaataatatgGATATTTTGAAGAGATGTGAAATACATCCTTTGGGGTTACATGAccaaagaatgtgtgtgtgttggctatTGTTACAAGCTTATTTTATGCACAATATTGTATGCACAGGTAAAGTttctttgtattgtattgttgtaCTGTAGTGAAACACAGCATTGACAGCTTACTCTGAGTTCAAGTCTTAGTAATAATAGTCTGATAAGATACTAACAATGAATATGGTACATGAAATATTACCATAATCCCTGCAGCTCAGTGAAAGCAAATAcatgaatatactgtaagtgtatgCTCATTGATACTCATTATAGGAAAAGTTCAGgcaatggaaatggaaattgtTATTTTAGTGATTTTCATGGACCTTGCAATAATCAAAATTAGTAACACAAAAACAAGGTCCTTTCATTCAGAAAATGTGGTAACAGAAGACAGAAGATCTTGCATTTCCTTGCATGTTTATGAGAGTTAAGATATTGAAACAAATATGAATCCCACATACTTACAAGTTACAACTGCAACTTACGTgaaaacattattattgtttcaaTTGAAACACACATCTGTGTAAAAGCATCTCAAATGCTTCAGAACAGGTGTTACAAGTGAAAACAATTACctatgtgtgtctttatgttcAAGCCTTAGGCAAATCATGAATAGAAGACAGAAGGTATTAGGTTGGAGTCACTTTTCTTTGCAGTACTTGGACAATTTTATCCCTTAATGACCTTGTTTGCACTCCATAAATGACTGGATTTAAATTAGCAGGGaccacatgaaataaaacatatgcAGTCTTCCTTAAATTTGGGTAATTTGGGAAACGATGCAATATGATTGTTAAAAACCCCGACCAGAGCATAATAAGATAAAGAACAAGATGGCTTGCACAGGTTTGCAGTGCTCTGTTATTcaactctttgtttttcttgatcCAGCAGATGAGAGCTATTCTGAAATAGGTGACAGCTATGCCTCCAATTGAGCAACTGAACAGCAGCACAGTGAAAAAGAGTCCATAGATATTATTGATGGACACATCCTCACAAGAAAGCTTGAACAGTGATGCATTGTCACAGTAAGCATTTTGTATAACCGATCTACAGCGGGAAAGCCTCACTGTGAGACCTACCAAAACAGACACGAGCACTAATGACAGCCCCCATGCAGTTGCTGACAGCCCAATCACAGTTTTGGTAGTCATAATTGAGCTGTACCTTAAGGGTTGACATATTGCCACATAT of Siniperca chuatsi isolate FFG_IHB_CAS linkage group LG7, ASM2008510v1, whole genome shotgun sequence contains these proteins:
- the LOC122879319 gene encoding olfactory receptor 52E4-like, which produces MESNMTVSSDILEIKGFDISPEFTYPLFFLLLFVYFSLLFSNIGVLVLIITEKSLHQPMYFLFCNLSVNDLIGNSVLLPQLMAHIISTERFITYNQCVVQAFYSHTFGSASHMILIIMAIDRYVAICQPLRYSSIMTTKTVIGLSATAWGLSLVLVSVLVGLTVRLSRCRSVIQNAYCDNASLFKLSCEDVSINNIYGLFFTVLLFSCSIGGIAVTYFRIALICWIKKNKELNNRALQTCASHLVLYLIMLWSGFLTIILHRFPNYPNLRKTAYVLFHVVPANLNPVIYGVQTRSLRDKIVQVLQRKVTPT